One genomic window of Gemmatimonadaceae bacterium includes the following:
- a CDS encoding CHRD domain-containing protein, whose product MHRPMRIVAMLGLLAVTLAACSETYPSLSSLAPQKKKFTATLTGASEVPAVTTSAAGTMELIQEDSVNIVYTIETTATTDSVTMAHIHAGAAGATGPIMVWFFPTEASRAAGTGGGTAASVKGILRVGRITRAGTTMVAPFTWDSLLVRMNAGTAYANIHTRKNAGGEIRGQVTPVP is encoded by the coding sequence ATGCACCGACCCATGCGGATCGTCGCGATGCTGGGCCTGCTGGCCGTGACGCTCGCTGCCTGCAGCGAGACCTACCCCAGCCTGTCGAGCCTCGCGCCGCAGAAGAAGAAGTTCACCGCGACGCTCACGGGCGCGAGCGAAGTGCCGGCGGTGACGACCAGTGCCGCGGGCACGATGGAGTTGATCCAGGAGGACTCGGTCAACATCGTCTACACGATCGAGACGACCGCCACCACCGACTCGGTCACGATGGCGCACATCCATGCCGGCGCGGCGGGGGCCACCGGACCGATCATGGTGTGGTTCTTCCCGACGGAGGCCTCGCGTGCGGCCGGCACCGGTGGCGGGACGGCGGCGAGCGTCAAGGGGATCCTGCGTGTCGGCCGGATCACCCGTGCCGGCACCACGATGGTGGCGCCGTTCACCTGGGATTCGTTGCTGGTGCGGATGAACGCGGGGACGGCGTATGCGAACATCCACACGCGGAAGAACGCGGGTGGTGAGATTCGCGGGCAGGTCACGCCGGTCCCCTGA
- a CDS encoding SusC/RagA family TonB-linked outer membrane protein: MRFGRYAFVAALLALGVPLAAQQPAGGAVTGRVTDRISGQPVSDVRVQIVGTQRGAVTRSNGAYRIGGVPNGTYTVRASRIGYAAMNAVATVSGNGEATANFALSVAENVLDKVTVSGATGGTSRAREVGASVSRIDSTTFNVAAVTNLSQVLSARTPGVSVQSGGGTIGVSNRIRLRGPTSINLSNDPLLVIDGLVSNNNSSNFSVGVGGATTSRLDDINPQDIEDIQVLKGAAATALYGTGAANGVIQITTKRGKSGKARWGIYTEAGSERSLVPESDPLTSTNYRQIGRGPTGLRVNCGLEAQTLRTCVSRDTLYSNSPFANASPFRVGGGNRLGVNVNGGSEQVQYYLGGELWRQSGIVGPSGTRRTNLRANVGANLTSALRADVTISYLKSVLNLPINDNAFAGTLSAGLLGGAFDCNTATRTTILECRNANDSLSRGYVSANIPVTQYFAQTQQQDVDRLQTGVTFRYTPLRWLESTLRTGGDFVYQYDQQLIPPNRVFQSAASIEGSRFQARAYRPTYTVTANTKATYDLTSTIRLSTLVGGQYTNEANRFTSAFGAVLLPGTSSLSGTNARFAVNETNSQIVTTAGVLQQDLAFNDRLFLTAAVRMDNSSVFGVGSRDFVYYPSFSGSYVVSEEKWFPKAGFVDQLRVRGSIGEAGNRPSFRQSETFFSAVSVNAASSDASIPAVTIGGPVGNALLKPEITREMEGGFDFNLFGNRVDGEFTAFKKDTRDLLVGRVLAPSLGVAANQLVNLSKMTTKGLEGTINVKLIDTRAFTYSQRFTATVFNNKIGSLGSVDGQPIAPIIQGTQQFRAGYPAGGYFQRKIVSYGDLNADGIISRVNCPAYGGLANPILVGGPKCEIVLSDSLEYLGSPLPTRQLSFQSDIRVAKNLQFNVLVDYRGGSRLYNNTREFRNNGGFANGQDFWDINAPLSDQVKSAARAMGTSDGYIEDASFVRLSEVSMTWVVPAAAARILKSGGLSLTIAGRNLGLWTDYTGFDPEVLTNPGSNFGTVDFLTNPPSRSYTLRVNFNF, translated from the coding sequence ATGCGATTTGGACGGTATGCCTTCGTCGCGGCGTTGCTGGCACTCGGAGTGCCACTCGCCGCCCAACAGCCTGCAGGCGGCGCGGTCACCGGTCGCGTGACCGATCGCATCAGCGGACAGCCCGTCAGCGACGTGCGGGTGCAGATCGTCGGCACCCAGCGTGGTGCGGTGACGCGGTCGAATGGTGCGTACCGGATCGGCGGCGTGCCGAACGGCACCTACACCGTGCGGGCCTCCCGCATCGGCTACGCGGCCATGAACGCCGTCGCGACGGTGAGCGGCAACGGCGAGGCGACCGCGAACTTCGCGCTCAGCGTGGCCGAGAACGTGCTCGACAAGGTGACGGTGTCCGGGGCCACCGGTGGCACGTCCCGGGCACGCGAGGTCGGGGCGTCGGTCAGCCGCATCGACAGCACCACGTTCAACGTGGCCGCGGTGACGAACCTGTCCCAGGTGCTCTCGGCGCGCACGCCGGGCGTCTCGGTGCAGTCGGGCGGCGGCACGATCGGGGTCAGCAACCGCATCCGCCTGCGCGGCCCGACCTCGATCAACCTGTCGAACGACCCGCTCCTCGTGATCGACGGGCTGGTGTCGAACAACAACTCGTCGAACTTCTCGGTCGGTGTCGGTGGTGCGACCACGTCGCGCCTCGATGACATCAACCCGCAGGACATCGAGGACATCCAGGTGCTGAAGGGAGCCGCGGCCACCGCGCTGTACGGCACCGGCGCGGCCAACGGCGTGATCCAGATCACCACCAAGCGTGGCAAGTCGGGCAAGGCACGCTGGGGGATCTACACCGAGGCCGGGTCGGAGCGGTCGCTGGTGCCGGAGTCGGACCCCCTGACCTCCACCAACTACCGGCAGATCGGCAGGGGGCCGACGGGGCTGCGCGTGAACTGCGGACTCGAGGCCCAGACGCTGCGCACCTGCGTCAGCCGCGACACGCTGTACTCGAACTCGCCCTTCGCCAACGCCTCACCGTTCCGGGTGGGCGGCGGCAACCGGCTCGGCGTGAACGTGAACGGCGGCAGCGAGCAGGTCCAGTACTACCTGGGCGGTGAGCTCTGGCGCCAGAGCGGCATCGTGGGGCCAAGCGGTACCCGCCGCACGAACTTGCGCGCGAACGTCGGTGCGAACCTGACCTCGGCGCTGCGGGCCGACGTCACGATCAGCTACCTGAAGAGCGTGCTGAACCTGCCGATCAACGACAACGCGTTCGCCGGCACGCTGAGTGCGGGCCTGCTGGGTGGCGCGTTCGACTGCAACACGGCGACGCGCACGACGATCCTGGAATGCCGCAACGCGAACGACTCGCTCTCCCGCGGGTACGTCAGCGCCAACATCCCGGTCACGCAGTACTTCGCGCAGACGCAGCAGCAGGACGTGGACCGCCTGCAGACGGGCGTGACCTTCCGTTACACGCCGCTGCGCTGGCTGGAGAGCACGCTGCGGACCGGTGGCGACTTCGTGTACCAGTACGACCAGCAGCTGATCCCGCCCAACCGCGTGTTCCAGAGTGCCGCCAGCATCGAGGGCAGCCGCTTCCAGGCACGGGCCTACCGCCCGACGTACACGGTGACAGCGAACACCAAGGCGACCTATGACCTGACCAGCACCATCCGGCTCTCGACGCTGGTGGGCGGCCAGTACACCAACGAGGCGAACCGCTTCACCAGTGCCTTCGGCGCGGTGCTGCTGCCGGGCACGTCGTCGCTGTCGGGCACCAACGCCCGCTTCGCGGTGAACGAGACCAACTCGCAAATCGTGACGACGGCCGGTGTGCTGCAGCAGGACCTCGCGTTCAACGACCGCCTGTTCCTGACCGCGGCTGTGCGCATGGACAACTCCAGCGTGTTCGGCGTGGGCTCGCGCGACTTCGTCTACTACCCGTCGTTCAGCGGGTCGTACGTGGTCTCGGAGGAGAAGTGGTTCCCGAAGGCCGGGTTCGTCGATCAGCTCCGCGTGCGCGGGTCGATCGGTGAGGCCGGCAACCGCCCGAGCTTCCGCCAGTCGGAGACGTTCTTCAGCGCCGTCTCGGTGAATGCGGCCTCGTCGGACGCGAGCATCCCAGCCGTCACGATCGGCGGTCCGGTGGGCAACGCACTGCTGAAGCCGGAGATCACGCGCGAGATGGAGGGTGGCTTCGACTTCAACCTCTTCGGCAACCGCGTGGACGGTGAGTTCACCGCGTTCAAGAAGGACACCCGCGACCTGCTCGTGGGCCGCGTGCTCGCCCCGTCCCTCGGCGTGGCGGCCAACCAGCTCGTGAACCTGTCGAAGATGACGACGAAGGGGCTCGAGGGCACGATCAACGTCAAGCTCATCGACACCCGGGCGTTCACCTACTCGCAGCGCTTCACGGCGACGGTGTTCAACAACAAGATCGGCTCGCTGGGCAGCGTGGACGGCCAGCCGATCGCGCCGATCATCCAGGGCACGCAGCAGTTCCGCGCCGGCTACCCGGCGGGCGGCTACTTCCAGCGCAAGATCGTGAGCTACGGCGACCTGAACGCCGACGGCATCATCAGCCGCGTGAACTGCCCGGCGTACGGTGGGCTGGCCAACCCGATCCTGGTGGGCGGGCCGAAGTGCGAGATCGTGCTCTCCGACTCGCTCGAGTACCTCGGCAGCCCGCTGCCGACGCGCCAGCTGTCATTCCAGTCGGACATCCGGGTGGCGAAGAACCTCCAGTTCAACGTGCTGGTCGACTACCGCGGCGGGTCACGCCTCTACAACAACACGCGTGAGTTCCGCAACAACGGCGGCTTTGCCAACGGCCAGGACTTCTGGGACATCAATGCGCCGCTGAGCGACCAGGTGAAGTCGGCCGCGCGCGCGATGGGCACCAGCGATGGCTACATCGAGGACGCCAGCTTCGTGCGCCTCTCCGAAGTCTCGATGACGTGGGTGGTGCCGGCTGCGGCCGCGCGCATCCTCAAGTCGGGGGGGCTGAGCCTGACGATCGCCGGCCGCAACCTCGGCCTGTGGACCGACTACACCGGGTTCGATCCCGAGGTGCTGACCAACCCGGGCAGCAACTTCGGCACGGTCGACTTCCTCACGAACCCGCCTTCGCGCTCGTACACGCTCCGCGTGAACTTCAACTTCTGA
- a CDS encoding response regulator transcription factor, whose product MADPFPASGTAAATPEGVPATRPRIVVAEDHAEMADVLHTYLEAAGYDVSLARDGVLAAELIDAVRPALVVLDANMPGLSGWTLLSRLKERGAEAPLVVMLTGDDDFPVESASADVILRKPAALRRIAAVLAELLEGKAGPG is encoded by the coding sequence ATGGCCGACCCTTTTCCCGCGTCCGGTACGGCGGCGGCGACACCCGAGGGGGTGCCGGCCACCCGGCCGCGCATCGTGGTGGCCGAGGACCACGCGGAGATGGCGGATGTCCTCCACACCTACCTCGAGGCGGCGGGCTACGACGTGAGCCTCGCCCGCGACGGGGTCCTGGCTGCCGAGCTGATCGATGCGGTCCGGCCGGCGCTGGTGGTGCTGGACGCCAACATGCCGGGGCTGAGCGGCTGGACGTTGCTCTCGCGGCTCAAGGAGCGGGGGGCAGAGGCGCCGCTGGTGGTGATGCTGACCGGGGACGACGACTTTCCGGTCGAGTCCGCCAGCGCGGATGTCATCCTGCGCAAGCCGGCGGCGCTGCGGCGGATCGCGGCCGTGCTGGCCGAACTGCTCGAGGGAAAGGCCGGCCCGGGTTAG